A genomic segment from Micromonospora echinaurantiaca encodes:
- a CDS encoding cation:proton antiporter regulatory subunit, producing the protein MRVRVEQTALPGIGVRHDLLTESGRRLGVVSHRNGRRDLVLYDPDDPDSCQHDIPLTDDEAEALADILGASLMLGQLSGLREQAAGLLTEQIAIPAGSKYVNRKLADTQTRTRTGASIVAVLRHGEVIVSPEPSFRFAAGDVVVVVGTRKGLDGVTAILADSDPDG; encoded by the coding sequence GTGCGTGTACGTGTCGAACAGACCGCCCTCCCGGGCATCGGGGTCCGTCACGATCTGTTGACGGAGTCCGGCCGCCGGCTCGGCGTGGTCTCCCACCGTAATGGCCGTCGTGATCTCGTCCTGTACGACCCGGACGATCCCGACTCGTGTCAGCATGACATCCCGCTGACCGACGACGAGGCGGAGGCGCTCGCCGACATCCTCGGTGCGTCGCTGATGCTCGGCCAGCTCTCCGGGCTGCGCGAGCAGGCCGCCGGGCTGCTCACCGAGCAGATCGCCATTCCGGCCGGTTCGAAGTACGTGAACCGGAAGCTGGCCGACACTCAGACGCGCACCCGCACCGGTGCCTCGATCGTGGCGGTGCTGCGTCACGGCGAGGTCATCGTCTCGCCGGAGCCGTCCTTCCGCTTCGCCGCTGGCGACGTGGTGGTCGTGGTCGGTACCCGCAAGGGTCTCGACGGGGTGACCGCCATCCTCGCCGACAGCGACCCGGACGGCTGA
- a CDS encoding winged helix-turn-helix domain-containing protein, whose protein sequence is MSTKLGTTSVGWGAQAWEDLGAYQELPPMPRVSDRQRIAQDIRDKISSGEYAPGDKLPSLREMIAQYGVSAEPVRSALLILQAEGLIEGHQGKGTYVTPRPEHR, encoded by the coding sequence ATGAGTACCAAGCTCGGCACAACAAGTGTTGGCTGGGGCGCACAGGCGTGGGAAGATCTTGGGGCCTACCAGGAGTTGCCGCCCATGCCCCGAGTATCCGACCGTCAGCGCATCGCACAGGACATCCGCGACAAGATCAGCTCAGGCGAGTACGCGCCGGGCGACAAGTTGCCGTCACTGCGCGAGATGATCGCCCAGTACGGGGTTTCGGCCGAGCCGGTCCGTTCCGCCCTGCTGATCCTTCAGGCGGAAGGGCTGATCGAAGGCCACCAGGGCAAGGGCACCTACGTCACTCCCCGCCCGGAACATCGGTAG
- a CDS encoding epoxide hydrolase family protein, producing MTGTAIRPFRVEIPQAALDDLADRLRRTIWPGELPGVGGAYGMTTDRVRGLATYWLETFDWRAVEARLNAHPQFVTEIDGQRVHFLHVRSSRPDATPLVLTHGWPGSVLEYLDVIAPLTEPTDPAAPAFHLVIPSIPGFGWSGPTGEAGWNRYRTARAWAELMSRLGYERYGAVGNDGGSLISPELGRIDPEHVLGVHVTQLFSFPSGDPAEFADLSAADQAALKHLQWFYENKFSFNQVHSQQPQTLAFALADSPVGLLAWNAQLFDESLDDEFVVANVALYWFTGTAGSAIRFYWEDAHAGEQPEGPTTVPTALAMFPGDFQSIRRFAERDHANIVRWTAYEADVDGRGEVGGHYAAHEATDVLVGDIRAFFASLT from the coding sequence ATGACCGGCACCGCCATCCGCCCGTTCCGCGTCGAGATCCCGCAGGCCGCCCTGGACGACCTGGCCGACCGGCTGCGCCGGACCATCTGGCCCGGCGAGCTGCCCGGCGTCGGCGGCGCGTACGGGATGACCACCGACCGGGTCCGGGGCCTGGCCACCTACTGGTTGGAGACGTTCGACTGGCGGGCCGTCGAGGCCCGGCTGAACGCCCACCCGCAGTTCGTCACCGAGATCGACGGCCAGCGGGTGCACTTCCTGCACGTCCGGTCCTCCCGGCCGGACGCCACCCCGCTGGTGCTCACCCACGGCTGGCCCGGCTCGGTGCTGGAGTACCTGGACGTAATCGCCCCGCTGACCGAGCCCACCGACCCGGCGGCGCCGGCGTTCCACCTGGTCATCCCGTCGATTCCGGGCTTCGGGTGGTCCGGCCCGACCGGCGAGGCCGGCTGGAACCGCTACCGCACCGCCCGCGCCTGGGCCGAGCTGATGAGCCGGCTGGGGTACGAGCGGTACGGCGCGGTCGGCAACGACGGCGGCTCGCTCATCTCGCCCGAGCTGGGCCGGATCGACCCGGAGCACGTGCTCGGCGTGCACGTCACCCAGCTCTTCTCGTTCCCGTCCGGCGACCCGGCCGAGTTCGCCGACCTGTCCGCGGCCGACCAGGCGGCGCTCAAGCACCTCCAGTGGTTCTACGAGAACAAGTTCTCCTTCAACCAGGTGCACAGCCAGCAGCCGCAGACCCTGGCGTTCGCGTTGGCCGACTCACCGGTCGGGCTGCTTGCCTGGAACGCCCAACTGTTCGACGAGAGCCTGGACGACGAGTTCGTCGTGGCCAACGTGGCGCTCTACTGGTTCACCGGCACCGCCGGCTCGGCCATCCGGTTCTACTGGGAGGACGCGCACGCCGGTGAGCAGCCCGAGGGGCCGACCACTGTGCCGACCGCGCTGGCCATGTTCCCCGGCGACTTCCAGTCGATCCGCCGCTTCGCCGAGCGCGACCACGCCAACATCGTGCGCTGGACGGCGTACGAGGCGGACGTCGACGGGCGCGGCGAGGTCGGCGGCCACTACGCCGCCCACGAGGCGACCGACGTGCTGGTCGGCGACATCCGCGCCTTCTTCGCCAGCCTGACCTGA